The DNA region AGAAGCGATTTGTTGGACCTACGAGAAAATGCGAGAATCTATCGGAAGAAGCCGCATGTCCAGAGGTCCATAGGTATGATCTGGCATCTCTTCGCAAACGAAAGCCTCGGATCCGCTCAGCAGCGACCCGGGCGACAGATCTTTCAAACGGGAAGAGTGCTCAGCGAAACGAACCTCGAGGAAACGAAAGCAAATTCGCGAGAAAAAAACGAAAGCAAAAAATAGCTGCGACGCCTGGCGCATGGAGACGAGGTTGAAGACGAAGAGATGAGGATGGCGGCGCCGAGGACGAACGATGAATACGATCTACTGCATCATTATATAGGGCCTCGGTTAGGGCGTGCGCACGGCTGCCAGAGCAAATTACATTTATACCCATACAGGCCTCATGGGCCAAGGTATCGTTGGTGCTTGGTGGCCTCATGGGGACCCAAAAAAGAGCAATAGTTGGAGCTTGGACTGGAATAGTGATGGGCCTGTCCCATCTTCCTCTCTGCAAGAATTGGACAAATCTACAAACTCGTTCTAGTTCTTCTTCAAGAACTTCATCAGCGAAATATCTTAATCCCACTAGTTACTTGGTAGCTGCCGTTGCTTTTTTGTTAGCTCTTAATTTGGAGGCTGAAGCCTGAATGTCATGTACTACGCTGATTTCAGTACAAGTCGGGAGTGAACAAAAGCAGACTGAGAGAAGCATGATTTTCGACAAAAAGCACCCTCATGCGTTGGGGGCATAGCTTTATACTGATTTGTTCGCTTTAGGGACAGCATACGAACGAGCTGTTGCCAGTGGAGTTCACAACTTCTACTGGACCCTGAACATTTTCCGATCGTTCATCGCATCTAACCAGACATCAGTCCAGCACATGCGCAACGGAGCAATCGCTGGGCTTCTCGCCAATTCCCGTTTGTCCCCAATCAAAAGAGAAGGCCGGCGGATGCAAGAGCTAACAGAAGCACATCCCGTTCCATTAGGAGTGACAATAGTCCCCTCCGCCAAACCAACACCCAGGCCAAATCCCACTTGACAGCAAAAAGAATCATCCCTCTCGCGAACGCCTAACTCCTCTGCAGGTCTCTGCATAATTGCGGGTGCCTAGTACTACAAACTACAGCCTCTCTACAAAAGGAGGACGCTCAAGAGCAGCACGGCGGAGACGACGCGGGCGAGAGCCGAGACGTCGCCGACCGCCCGGTGCGCGCCGGAGCCACCCTCCGTGGAGTTGGACGACGGCGCCAGCGAGGTGCCGTTCAGCAACGCCGACCCGTTCTTCCCAGAGTAGACGCAGGATCCATGGCCTGCAAAAAACAGAACAGCCAGGCACAGAATGAGTCAACAGATGGCGAGAGCTGAAATCCAAGGTTGTTCCTGAGTGATCTTAGACTTACTTGGGTCGGTCGTCGTGATCACGGCGACGCCGCTGAAGTAGCACGTCCCGGAGCCCATCCCCATGCCGTGGTAGTAGGCGTTGAAGGCGTACGTCGCGTGCGCCTCCACGGTGTCCGGCTCGTAGCACGGCTGCCCCTGCGTCAGCGCGGAGCAGTCCACCTTCCCGGGGCCGCACGCCCAGTCCAGCGCGGCCTGCAGCATCTTCGGGTCCGCGCCCTCCCGCGCCACGCAGTAGGTCTGGTTCGTCGTGTCGTTGGCCAGCAGCACGCCGGAGCCCGTCAGGTGCAGGGTGTACGCAGGGATGCCATTCATGTCGAACAAGCCCCAGTACTTCTCCGATGCCGACCCCGGCCGGGTGTCCTCGTCGTACAGCTCGTAGATGTAGgtcggcacggccacgccgggGTGCTTCGGTGTGCCGGTGCTGTTCATCACGTGCCGGATGAGGTTGCTGTTGTAGGTGTCGGCGTTGTCGGAGGTGGCGTCGGGCTCGGAGGAGGGATCGCCCTTGTGCGGCCACCCGGTCTCAGTCACCATCACCGGCACGTTGGTGACGTTGAGGTACGCCATGGCAAAGTAGGCGGCGTCCACGACTGCATCGAAGACGTTGGTGTAGTGCAGCAGGGTGTTGGCGTCCACGGCCTCCTTGTTCGGTGGCAGCGGCCGGAACAGCGCGTAGTCCAGCGGGATGACGCCGTTGGAGCGCATGTAGTCGTAGTAGGGGTACACGTTGAGCATGAGTGGCGACCCCGTGGACTGCAGGAACTTGAGCATGGGCACGAGCACGTTGTCCAGCGACCGGTTGAAGAAGGCCTGCGACGGCGGGAAGGAGTCGAGGATGATGGACGAGGAGTGCGGCGTGGAGATCTTGATGTACCGGTCCAGCGCCGCGGCCACCAGCGCGTTCTGGAGGTAGCGCATGGCTGGCATGAGCAGCGGCGCGGCGTTGGGCTGCGCGGAGAGCACCTCGGACCCCACGGCGATGGCCGTGATGTTGACGGCGGGGAAGTGCGCGGCCACATTGCGCGCCACCCAGTTGGCCGccgtggcgttggagttgcCGATGGCGAGCAGCTGCTCGTTGGGTACGGAGACGATGACGCGGATGCCGGTGTTGGCGAGCGCCGCCAGCATCGCCGGGTCGGCGTCGTAGAGGCGGACGTGGCGGATGTTCTGCGAGCGGAGCAGCGTCGTGATCTGCGTCGGCGCCGGCACCGACGACATGGCCGTGCCAATGTTCACGCCGATGTACGCACCTGCACGCCATCAGAAGCAAACCAATAAAGTTCAAAATGTCAGAAATTTAACCACGGTAACAAGCATGCCACAAAATTGATATCCTGTCGCAAACCATCAGCATCAAAGTATCAGGTGGGCATAATTTCCTTTCGTTTTCATTTGATTAATGCAAAAGACAGGAAGTGCATCGTAAGGCAGGAATCCAGGTAGAAAAAAAATTCTTTTGAGCAAAGTTGTTGAGCAAAAAGATAAGAAATTTAAACTAGTACAGTGGCACGCTACAGTACAAAACAACAAAGGACCAAATGCAGGATACAATCAGTTTTCATATTGAAGAAAAGAGCGAAAAAGAGAAATCGAGATTTGGGACAGGACGCCCAAGCTAGCTCTAGCTGTAAAGCACAAGACAGGGCAACTGGGTACGGAGAAAGACGTTGGAAGCAGGAGCCACCACACCGCGCCGTGCCTCCATGCGCCATGCCGGCCGTCCACTCCAAATCCTGGGCTCTGTGCGGTGGCCACAGTGAACCAGTGATGCCCCACCGGGCGCCGGGCGCTGCACTTGCGTAGACAAGGACTTGTTTTAATGGCGCGGGCCCCGGCAAGGCCAGAAAGCCCAGAACAAGACGCTGCCAGGTGGTCCCGGAAACGGCGACCACCAAGCGGTCAAACGGTACACTGCACCCTGGGGACACACTGGTCACTGGCTGTGAAGCTCGCAGGCCAATTAACAGGTGATCCGTGATGCTAATCATGGAGTCATTAACACTGAGCACAGCTCATGATGAACACCGAATCCAGCCACGCCACACTGGCAGTCAAGGGAGAGACTGCCAGAGCCAGTGATTACTCTCACTACGATGGACACAGCCTGAGTCACTGACGGATTTTGCACGATCTTTGGCTACCCATGGCATTTGGCTGGCACTGGGATCAGTGGGAGCATGGTGAAAAAGATAGGCAACTGGCCAACTGAGGCAGACATGTAGGGCCCTGAAA from Panicum hallii strain FIL2 chromosome 9, PHallii_v3.1, whole genome shotgun sequence includes:
- the LOC112875968 gene encoding glucan endo-1,3-beta-glucosidase 3 — translated: MKKLLFVFLLLLLGVAAVHGEDGAYIGVNIGTAMSSVPAPTQITTLLRSQNIRHVRLYDADPAMLAALANTGIRVIVSVPNEQLLAIGNSNATAANWVARNVAAHFPAVNITAIAVGSEVLSAQPNAAPLLMPAMRYLQNALVAAALDRYIKISTPHSSSIILDSFPPSQAFFNRSLDNVLVPMLKFLQSTGSPLMLNVYPYYDYMRSNGVIPLDYALFRPLPPNKEAVDANTLLHYTNVFDAVVDAAYFAMAYLNVTNVPVMVTETGWPHKGDPSSEPDATSDNADTYNSNLIRHVMNSTGTPKHPGVAVPTYIYELYDEDTRPGSASEKYWGLFDMNGIPAYTLHLTGSGVLLANDTTNQTYCVAREGADPKMLQAALDWACGPGKVDCSALTQGQPCYEPDTVEAHATYAFNAYYHGMGMGSGTCYFSGVAVITTTDPSHGSCVYSGKNGSALLNGTSLAPSSNSTEGGSGAHRAVGDVSALARVVSAVLLLSVLLL